One region of Rhizobium sp. WYJ-E13 genomic DNA includes:
- a CDS encoding PLP-dependent cysteine synthase family protein: MSETQSCPPVMRLPESEDRDWARHAIGILQGDGRRSADTHLVNPVFKGLKGISIYLKDESTHPTGSLKHRLARSLFLYGICNGRIRKETTLVEASSGSTAVSEAYFAHLLELPFIAVMPRSTSRQKIEAIERFGGRCHFVESPGEVYHVAQRLAEEAGGYYLDQFTYAERATDWRGNNNIAESIFEQMQAERHPHPAWVVMSAGTGGTSATIGRYIRYRNFPTRLCVVDVEHSAFYDAYCAGDVNVTCERPSRIEGVGRPRVEPSFIPGVIDHMIKIPDAASVAAMHVLSERLFRRVGGSTGTNFFGLCWVAGCMMAAGEEGSLVSLICDSGDRYTSTYYNPDWLKENGIDIEPHRQMIETFLDTGKFDPIILKDTR; this comes from the coding sequence ATGTCTGAGACGCAATCCTGCCCGCCGGTGATGCGGCTGCCCGAAAGCGAGGATCGGGACTGGGCGCGGCACGCGATCGGCATCCTGCAGGGTGACGGCCGCCGCTCGGCCGACACCCATCTGGTCAACCCGGTCTTCAAGGGGCTGAAGGGCATCTCGATCTACCTGAAGGACGAGTCGACCCATCCGACCGGCAGCCTGAAGCACCGGCTCGCCCGTTCGCTCTTCCTCTACGGCATCTGCAACGGCCGAATCCGGAAGGAGACAACGCTGGTGGAAGCCTCGTCCGGCTCCACCGCGGTCAGCGAGGCCTATTTTGCCCATCTTCTGGAACTGCCGTTCATCGCGGTGATGCCGCGCTCGACCAGCCGCCAGAAGATCGAGGCGATCGAGCGCTTCGGCGGTCGCTGCCATTTCGTCGAAAGCCCCGGCGAGGTCTATCATGTCGCCCAGCGCCTGGCCGAGGAGGCTGGAGGCTATTATCTCGACCAGTTCACCTATGCGGAGCGGGCGACCGACTGGCGCGGCAACAACAACATCGCCGAGAGTATCTTCGAGCAGATGCAGGCGGAGCGCCATCCGCATCCGGCCTGGGTGGTGATGAGTGCCGGCACCGGCGGCACCTCGGCGACGATCGGACGCTATATCCGCTACCGGAATTTCCCGACAAGGCTCTGCGTCGTGGATGTCGAACACTCCGCTTTCTACGATGCGTATTGTGCCGGTGACGTGAACGTTACCTGCGAGAGGCCCTCGCGAATCGAGGGGGTCGGACGGCCGCGGGTCGAACCGTCCTTCATTCCGGGCGTCATCGACCACATGATTAAGATCCCGGATGCGGCGTCGGTTGCAGCCATGCACGTCCTGTCGGAGCGGCTGTTCCGGCGGGTCGGCGGTTCGACGGGCACCAACTTCTTCGGCCTGTGCTGGGTCGCCGGCTGCATGATGGCGGCAGGCGAGGAAGGCTCACTGGTCTCGCTCATCTGCGACAGCGGCGACCGCTATACCTCCACCTATTACAACCCCGATTGGCTGAAGGAGAACGGCATCGACATCGAACCCCATAGGCAGATGATCGAGACCTTCCTCGATACCGGAAAGTTCGATCCCATTATTCTCAAGGATACGCGATAG
- a CDS encoding ABC transporter substrate-binding protein, with translation MDWKLISTAVAAVSLSALMSTTVLAEGKTVTIGITNTVNTFDPHMTASVGTDLSLLSHIYPSLVLRAPDMKIVPSLATEWKNVDDLTWRIKLRSDATFNDGEKIDAEAVKWNFDRVRDPALNARIKAWFALISDVKVVSPTELEIKTSAPYPAMIEQLSMFFLLPPKWAAEHKPATETASGGPYVLSSVKPGESFTLDANPKYWGGKPDFDQVVMRVIPEPASRVAALLAGEVDFVNSIPTTEIQRIKDNGSAQAGAVPSTRTVFIKFNTTKPPLDNKLFRQALNYAVDKEGIVKAIFNDQAEIARCEVMSKTYFGFNPDLKPYPYDPDKAAELLKQAGGAPSEPIEFDVPSGTYLNGGEVVQAVASQLEEIGVKTKIVEMQFSAYMDKYLKTKDLAPLSLLSQAWPTIDADGLLTLFAPGNIYAYWDNADFGKALADGRSTMDKSKRQEAYKKATEVMCDEAPALFLYTQPATFGLSKRITWTPRGDDWVRAFDMKPASR, from the coding sequence ATGGACTGGAAACTGATATCTACGGCGGTCGCCGCCGTTTCATTGAGCGCCCTGATGTCGACCACGGTGCTGGCCGAGGGCAAGACGGTGACGATTGGCATCACCAATACGGTCAACACGTTCGATCCGCACATGACGGCATCGGTCGGCACCGATCTCAGCCTGCTCAGCCATATCTATCCATCGCTGGTGCTACGTGCTCCCGACATGAAGATCGTGCCGTCGCTGGCCACCGAATGGAAAAACGTCGACGACCTAACCTGGCGGATAAAGCTGCGGTCGGACGCGACATTCAATGATGGTGAGAAGATAGACGCGGAAGCGGTGAAATGGAATTTCGACCGCGTCCGGGACCCGGCGCTCAATGCCCGTATCAAGGCATGGTTCGCGCTGATCTCCGACGTCAAGGTCGTCAGTCCGACCGAGCTCGAGATCAAGACCAGCGCGCCCTATCCGGCGATGATCGAGCAGCTCTCGATGTTCTTCCTTCTCCCGCCGAAATGGGCGGCGGAGCACAAGCCGGCAACCGAGACGGCGTCGGGCGGTCCTTACGTGCTGAGTTCCGTCAAGCCGGGTGAAAGCTTCACGCTTGATGCCAATCCGAAATACTGGGGCGGCAAGCCTGACTTCGACCAGGTTGTCATGCGCGTCATCCCCGAACCGGCGAGCCGCGTCGCGGCCCTTCTTGCCGGTGAAGTCGATTTCGTGAATTCGATCCCCACCACCGAAATCCAGCGCATCAAGGACAATGGCAGCGCCCAGGCCGGCGCCGTGCCGAGCACACGCACCGTGTTCATCAAGTTCAACACGACAAAGCCGCCGCTCGACAACAAACTGTTCCGGCAGGCGCTCAACTACGCCGTCGACAAGGAAGGGATCGTCAAGGCCATCTTCAACGACCAGGCCGAGATCGCCCGCTGCGAGGTGATGTCGAAGACCTATTTCGGCTTCAACCCGGACCTGAAACCTTATCCCTATGATCCGGACAAGGCGGCCGAACTGTTGAAGCAGGCAGGTGGCGCCCCTTCCGAACCGATCGAGTTCGACGTTCCGTCCGGAACCTATCTAAACGGCGGGGAGGTGGTGCAGGCCGTTGCGAGCCAGCTCGAAGAGATCGGCGTCAAGACAAAGATCGTCGAGATGCAGTTCAGCGCCTACATGGACAAGTATCTGAAGACGAAGGATCTTGCCCCCTTGAGCCTGCTCAGCCAGGCTTGGCCGACGATCGATGCCGACGGTCTACTGACGTTGTTCGCGCCGGGCAACATTTACGCCTATTGGGACAATGCAGATTTCGGCAAGGCGCTGGCGGACGGCCGTTCGACCATGGACAAGTCCAAGCGCCAGGAGGCCTACAAGAAGGCGACCGAGGTTATGTGCGACGAGGCTCCTGCGCTTTTCCTCTACACGCAGCCGGCAACGTTCGGGCTTTCCAAGCGCATCACCTGGACTCCGCGCGGCGACGATTGGGTCCGGGCCTTCGACATGAAGCCTGCCAGTCGATGA
- a CDS encoding Rid family detoxifying hydrolase, whose product MNAISTANAPAAIGPYSQAVQHGDLLFVSGQLPIDPSTGNFNSDDAVEQMKQCLKNIAAIAEAAGTDLSKTIKTTILLTDLSGFSAINEAYGAAFSAPYPARATFEVSALPRGAKVEVEAVIAIPAKA is encoded by the coding sequence ATGAACGCCATATCGACCGCAAACGCTCCAGCCGCGATCGGGCCCTATTCGCAGGCTGTCCAGCATGGAGATCTGCTGTTCGTTTCCGGGCAGCTTCCGATCGATCCGTCGACCGGCAATTTCAATTCCGACGATGCCGTCGAGCAGATGAAGCAGTGCCTGAAGAACATCGCCGCGATTGCCGAAGCGGCCGGCACCGACCTGTCGAAGACCATCAAGACCACGATCCTGCTGACCGACCTTTCCGGTTTTTCGGCAATCAACGAGGCCTATGGCGCTGCTTTTTCCGCGCCCTATCCGGCGCGCGCCACTTTCGAGGTCTCCGCTCTGCCGAGGGGCGCCAAGGTCGAGGTCGAGGCCGTCATCGCCATTCCCGCAAAGGCCTGA
- a CDS encoding alpha/beta fold hydrolase: protein MPTVTLNNATFVYDDIGDPDAETIIALHGGRGIGDRRGEFNAYKPLSDKYRLIAYDQRGCGETSLTPPYTFEQLADDVEAFRVNLCGGRKIILEGGSFGGMIALTYGVKYGHNLSRLILRGTAASYHHEDDAMVVFKERLHKATSASLSMLDKMFSDKVKDDTELRLIWLALQPLYYEKFDPDAALERTRTMRLHAETHNALFKERLYDLRDRLKDIPVPTLVICGAQDWICPPKHSRLIAERIPKGELLEVPGANHAVHAEANAIVIAAITTFLERTAS, encoded by the coding sequence ATGCCGACAGTGACTCTGAACAACGCCACCTTCGTCTACGATGACATCGGCGATCCCGACGCGGAAACCATTATCGCTCTGCATGGGGGAAGGGGCATCGGCGACCGCCGCGGCGAATTCAACGCCTACAAGCCGCTATCGGACAAGTACCGCCTGATTGCCTACGACCAGCGCGGATGCGGCGAGACCAGCCTGACGCCGCCCTATACATTCGAGCAATTGGCGGATGACGTCGAAGCCTTTCGCGTGAACCTGTGCGGCGGCCGCAAGATCATCCTGGAGGGAGGTTCTTTCGGCGGCATGATCGCGCTGACCTACGGCGTCAAATATGGGCATAACCTTTCCCGGCTGATCCTGCGCGGCACGGCGGCGAGCTATCATCACGAGGACGACGCGATGGTGGTGTTCAAGGAGCGCCTTCACAAGGCGACGAGCGCCTCGCTGTCGATGCTCGACAAGATGTTTTCCGACAAGGTGAAGGACGATACGGAGCTTCGTCTCATCTGGCTCGCACTGCAGCCGCTTTATTATGAGAAGTTCGATCCAGATGCCGCGCTGGAACGGACCCGCACCATGCGCCTACATGCGGAAACTCACAATGCGCTCTTCAAGGAACGGCTCTACGACCTGCGAGATCGTCTCAAGGACATCCCTGTGCCGACGCTGGTTATCTGCGGTGCGCAGGACTGGATCTGCCCCCCCAAACATTCCCGGTTGATCGCCGAGCGAATCCCCAAGGGCGAACTTCTCGAAGTGCCTGGAGCGAACCACGCGGTTCATGCGGAAGCAAATGCCATTGTCATTGCGGCGATCACGACGTTTTTGGAACGGACCGCTTCATAG